From the Acinetobacter wanghuae genome, one window contains:
- the mraY gene encoding phospho-N-acetylmuramoyl-pentapeptide-transferase, with product MLLWLFEHLAGYDSTFQVVRYLTLRALLSVLTALTIGLVLGPIMIRKLQALKYGQAVSSFAPENHAKKMGTPTMGGVLILLSIGISTLLWADLSNPYVWIVLAVMVIFGAVGWADDWIKIRYKDNAGLPARKKFFWTSVGALGVGIALYVIAQQQTNPVHTANMLDLLIPFFKDHSIPFSAIPLGIGFIIFTYFVINGASNAVNLTDGLDGLAIMPIVLVATGLGVFAYLAGDVRFATYLHIPYVKYSSELVVICAAMIGAGLAFLWFNAHPAQVFMGDVGALSLGAMLGTIAVMVRQEIVFAIMAGVFLVEAISVFLQIGSLRMRNKRVFLMAPLHHHYEKKGWRETQVVIRFWIITIMLVVLGLMTLKLR from the coding sequence ATGCTGTTATGGCTATTTGAACATTTGGCGGGCTATGACAGCACGTTTCAGGTGGTTCGTTATTTAACGCTGCGCGCGTTACTCAGTGTATTGACTGCATTGACGATTGGTTTAGTGCTGGGTCCGATCATGATTCGTAAGCTGCAAGCTTTGAAATATGGTCAGGCAGTGAGTTCATTTGCCCCTGAAAACCATGCTAAAAAGATGGGTACACCGACCATGGGTGGTGTGCTGATTTTACTATCTATTGGTATTTCGACCTTACTTTGGGCAGATTTATCTAATCCTTATGTCTGGATTGTACTTGCTGTGATGGTGATCTTTGGTGCCGTCGGTTGGGCGGATGACTGGATTAAAATCCGTTATAAAGACAATGCTGGTCTGCCTGCACGTAAGAAATTCTTTTGGACTTCTGTGGGTGCTTTAGGTGTCGGTATTGCACTCTATGTGATTGCACAGCAACAAACCAATCCCGTCCATACAGCGAATATGCTCGATCTTTTAATTCCATTCTTTAAAGATCATAGCATTCCATTCTCAGCAATTCCGCTTGGCATTGGTTTCATCATCTTCACTTACTTCGTGATTAATGGTGCCTCAAACGCGGTCAACCTTACCGATGGTCTCGATGGCTTAGCCATTATGCCGATTGTGTTGGTTGCAACAGGTTTAGGTGTATTTGCTTACTTAGCAGGTGATGTACGTTTCGCGACGTATTTGCATATTCCGTATGTGAAATACTCGTCTGAACTTGTGGTCATTTGTGCCGCTATGATTGGTGCGGGCTTAGCATTCCTTTGGTTTAATGCGCATCCTGCACAAGTCTTTATGGGTGATGTTGGTGCATTATCATTAGGTGCAATGCTTGGTACGATTGCTGTCATGGTTCGTCAAGAAATCGTGTTTGCGATTATGGCGGGTGTGTTCTTGGTTGAAGCAATTTCAGTATTCCTGCAAATTGGTTCATTGCGTATGCGGAATAAACGTGTATTCCTGATGGCGCCGTTGCATCATCATTATGAGAAAAAAGGCTGGCGCGAGACACAAGTTGTGATCCGTTTCTGGATTATTACTATTATGTTGGTGGTTTTGGGTCTAATGACTTTAAAATTACGTTAA
- a CDS encoding UDP-N-acetylmuramoyl-tripeptide--D-alanyl-D-alanine ligase has product MHTSTTSTATLEPWTAAQLAQATQGYWLNDRAPVGEIKRILTDSRHAEAGDAFLALKGERFDAHDFVAQVAEQGCQIAIVSQAVDADICQLVVEDTRLALGALGAYRRAQNSQLKVIALTGSSGKTTTKEMLGSILSRLAPTLVTRGNLNNDLGVPMMLLELRAEHQYAVMELGASHQGEIDYTSNLVQPHVAGILNIGTAHMGEFGGRDGICRAKSEIYAHISETSIVPAHDDFAQDIRNAVKTDHVMSFGQDGDVFATNIELQSQSATFTLNTPQGAKVVNLPFAGEHNVQNATAAAAFALSIGIGLDDIVVGLEHAVGAKGRLNFIKHKEFLFIDDTYNANPTSMRAAADVLAQQDGIRVMVMGDIGELGASAAIEHYKLGRDLVSVKGLNFVVTVGEFAPAAQEGARSTQYGKKMQAFLNQEQALPFLINLIETHQPQSMSFLFKGSRFTHMETLMAALMEKL; this is encoded by the coding sequence ATGCATACTTCAACGACCAGTACCGCGACTCTTGAACCTTGGACAGCAGCACAACTTGCACAAGCGACCCAAGGTTATTGGTTGAATGACCGTGCGCCTGTCGGTGAGATTAAGCGAATTTTAACTGACTCCCGCCATGCAGAAGCAGGAGATGCTTTTTTAGCCCTCAAAGGTGAACGCTTTGATGCGCATGATTTTGTCGCGCAAGTGGCAGAACAAGGTTGTCAAATTGCAATCGTGAGCCAAGCCGTTGACGCAGATATCTGTCAGCTTGTGGTTGAAGATACACGTTTGGCATTGGGTGCTTTAGGCGCGTATCGTCGTGCTCAAAATTCACAGCTCAAGGTGATTGCATTAACGGGTAGTAGTGGCAAAACCACCACTAAAGAAATGCTCGGTAGTATTTTATCTCGTCTCGCACCGACGCTCGTGACACGTGGTAACCTCAATAATGACTTGGGTGTGCCAATGATGCTGCTCGAACTTCGTGCTGAGCATCAGTATGCAGTCATGGAACTTGGTGCAAGTCATCAAGGTGAGATTGATTATACTTCAAATTTAGTTCAACCCCATGTGGCGGGCATTCTGAATATCGGAACTGCACATATGGGTGAGTTTGGTGGGCGTGATGGCATCTGCCGTGCTAAATCTGAAATTTATGCGCATATTTCTGAGACATCGATTGTGCCTGCGCATGATGATTTTGCTCAAGACATTCGTAATGCGGTAAAAACCGATCATGTCATGAGCTTTGGGCAAGATGGTGATGTTTTTGCTACAAATATTGAACTGCAATCTCAATCTGCAACATTTACTTTAAATACACCGCAAGGTGCAAAAGTTGTGAATCTGCCATTTGCAGGTGAACACAATGTACAAAATGCGACAGCTGCTGCTGCATTTGCATTGTCGATTGGTATTGGACTTGATGATATTGTGGTGGGGCTTGAGCATGCAGTCGGTGCAAAAGGTCGTTTAAACTTTATCAAGCATAAAGAATTTTTATTTATTGATGATACCTATAACGCCAATCCAACCTCAATGCGTGCTGCTGCAGATGTTTTGGCACAGCAAGATGGCATTCGTGTCATGGTCATGGGTGATATTGGCGAACTTGGGGCATCAGCTGCGATTGAGCATTATAAGCTGGGTCGTGATTTGGTTTCGGTGAAAGGGCTTAACTTTGTCGTGACAGTGGGTGAGTTTGCGCCTGCTGCACAAGAAGGTGCTCGGAGTACCCAATATGGTAAGAAAATGCAGGCCTTCTTAAATCAAGAGCAGGCATTGCCATTTTTAATTAATTTGATTGAAACACATCAACCTCAGTCCATGTCTTTCCTGTTTAAGGGGTCGCGTTTTACCCATATGGAAACATTGATGGCTGCATTGATGGAGAAACTCTAA
- a CDS encoding pilus assembly protein PilP — translation MKILKITSIALLGYALVGCDSRIDYVNQEMANIRNQPALPIEPAPDFSATETFNYAAHQLKSPFLPSSLAAELKVMAGKRVYPNFSRQLQPLESYALESLNMKGSMKNQAGQIVALIQTPDSEIERIQRGSYMGLNHGRVTNITPTQIDLIEIIPDGREGYVERPRSLVLIGPAP, via the coding sequence ATGAAAATACTAAAAATAACGTCAATTGCGCTGCTTGGCTATGCATTGGTGGGTTGTGATTCGCGTATTGATTATGTCAATCAGGAAATGGCGAATATTCGTAATCAACCTGCTTTGCCGATTGAGCCAGCACCTGATTTTTCAGCAACTGAAACGTTCAACTACGCAGCACATCAGCTGAAAAGTCCATTTTTGCCAAGCTCATTAGCAGCTGAGTTAAAAGTGATGGCGGGCAAACGTGTCTATCCAAACTTTTCTCGCCAATTACAGCCATTAGAAAGCTATGCATTGGAATCGCTGAATATGAAAGGCAGTATGAAAAATCAAGCAGGTCAGATTGTTGCTTTGATTCAAACGCCTGATAGCGAAATTGAAAGAATTCAACGTGGAAGTTATATGGGATTAAATCATGGTCGCGTGACGAATATTACGCCGACCCAAATTGATTTAATTGAGATTATACCGGACGGTCGTGAGGGTTATGTGGAACGCCCTAGAAGTCTTGTCTTAATCGGGCCAGCGCCATAA
- a CDS encoding putative RNA methyltransferase: MNLLMCPVCREQLKLSERTWRCVNNHSYDVAKQGYVNLHVVQHKHSKNPGDTPESVQARRAFLSAGHYAPLQHAVVEKIRKLHIENLLDVGCGEGYYTNAMQQEVMQCVGVDIAKNAVQVAAKLNQDVTWVVGTGATLPVLDASIHLCTSLFSPIPKQEILRVLKPEGYLMVVTPAPEHLYAMREALFEEVKPHEPHKFVEQLQDAFDLVDELVVDAPMRLAQQDLKNLIAMTPYAYKVKAERREALEAKDQFELNAQYQIYIFQKK; the protein is encoded by the coding sequence ATGAACTTACTCATGTGCCCCGTTTGTCGTGAGCAGTTGAAGCTCAGTGAAAGAACATGGCGATGCGTCAATAATCATAGTTATGATGTGGCTAAACAAGGTTATGTGAACTTACATGTGGTTCAGCATAAGCACAGTAAAAATCCGGGTGATACGCCTGAGTCTGTGCAAGCACGTCGTGCCTTTTTAAGTGCAGGACACTATGCACCGCTTCAACATGCTGTAGTCGAAAAAATCCGTAAATTACATATTGAAAATTTATTGGATGTTGGTTGCGGTGAAGGCTATTACACCAATGCCATGCAGCAAGAAGTCATGCAATGTGTGGGGGTGGATATTGCAAAAAATGCAGTGCAAGTGGCGGCTAAACTGAATCAAGACGTGACTTGGGTTGTGGGAACCGGTGCAACTTTGCCTGTACTCGATGCTTCAATTCATTTATGTACCAGTTTATTTAGTCCCATTCCAAAGCAAGAAATTTTACGTGTGCTCAAACCTGAAGGCTATTTAATGGTAGTGACACCTGCACCAGAGCATTTGTATGCCATGCGGGAAGCCTTGTTTGAAGAGGTGAAGCCACACGAGCCGCATAAATTCGTTGAACAGCTGCAAGATGCATTTGATTTGGTGGATGAGCTTGTTGTCGATGCGCCAATGCGATTAGCACAGCAGGATTTAAAAAATCTGATTGCGATGACGCCTTATGCTTATAAGGTAAAAGCCGAACGTCGTGAAGCCTTAGAAGCTAAAGATCAATTTGAGCTCAATGCTCAATATCAGATTTATATCTTCCAAAAGAAATAA
- a CDS encoding PilN domain-containing protein — MARINLLPWRDELRVKRNNEFIAYSVAALLMGLAAAGGTWFYFDQKLQDQEQANQLIVSTNQNLDVQLKALDGLQEQRNAIVERMKLIQGLQTQRPIAVHLIDEVVRVTPSNMYITKFVRTGDKFTIEGKAESPNTVAELLRNLEASSWYRNAFMNSFLVAEEKKEKAASSVIPRVEETYGSFTVTVDLDQVAPVVAADQPTSQPAASTGGATS, encoded by the coding sequence ATGGCAAGAATTAACTTACTTCCTTGGCGTGATGAGCTGAGAGTTAAAAGAAATAATGAATTTATTGCATATTCAGTTGCAGCATTGCTAATGGGGTTAGCTGCTGCAGGTGGAACATGGTTCTACTTTGATCAAAAATTACAAGATCAAGAACAAGCCAATCAGCTGATTGTCAGTACCAATCAAAATTTAGATGTTCAATTGAAAGCTTTAGATGGCTTACAAGAGCAACGTAATGCGATTGTTGAACGAATGAAATTGATTCAAGGCTTACAAACCCAGCGCCCAATTGCTGTGCATCTCATTGATGAAGTTGTACGTGTTACACCAAGCAATATGTACATCACCAAATTTGTCCGTACTGGCGATAAATTTACCATTGAAGGCAAAGCAGAAAGTCCAAATACTGTGGCGGAATTGCTTCGGAATTTAGAAGCATCCAGTTGGTATCGTAATGCCTTTATGAATTCATTCTTAGTGGCTGAAGAGAAAAAAGAAAAAGCAGCAAGCTCAGTGATTCCACGTGTAGAAGAGACTTACGGAAGCTTTACAGTAACGGTTGACTTAGATCAAGTTGCTCCAGTCGTCGCGGCAGATCAGCCAACATCACAACCTGCTGCAAGCACAGGAGGGGCTACATCATGA
- the ponA gene encoding penicillin-binding protein PBP1a encodes MKKLSCSGLVHPFFLIMMIIMLSIPMGFYGMYLYIAPSLPEMSMLKKAPLLKPLQVFSSDQKLIAEYGGKLSVPVEYDQIPSEFIHAFLAAEDSSFFEHSGISFKGLGRAVSETITGSDVQTGGSTITMQVAKNYYLSPERTLKRKLTEIFLARKIEQNLTKEEILTLYVNKIFLGKNAYGIAAAGKIYYNKSLDELSLAQMAMISGLPKAPSKYNPVANPKRALERRNWILGRMLQLGYIQQNQYQAAIAEPINLDMPNRSTRNVFPYVGEMVRSELIENFGEQAIDSGYKVYTTINSERQAYAEEAVQKGLEAYDRRHGWRGAEAHDEALSNFQAFANTYPAQVTKVNSSSFEALMQDGSTVTVPWSGMSWARPYRNANAVGNAPSKASQIVKVKDIIRLRPNADKTSWALVQVPKVQGQLIAINPNNGAIEAVVGGYNFYQSTFNRAVQGWRQPGSTIKPFVYALALERGMTPHSMVSDSPITIGKWSPRNSDGRYLGTIPLRRALYLSRNTVSVRLLQTVGIERTRQLFMDFGLEDKQIPRNYTIALGTPQVLPIQMATGYATFANGGYRVQPHFISRIEDAYGNTIFEAKPEYACITCINEPEADTETAASEAITPDDEVIEITNSNVDKKPVAANNPENSNYRQAQRILKSSSAFDMANILRDVIQHGTGRAALKIGRNDIGGKTGTTNDAKDAWFAGFNGKLVTVAWVGFDKPTTLGRREYGGVAALPIWTDFMANALKGTPEAWVHLDRHAKAPLNRTKVVQAEPVDPSSPPMATPAYRPAPVVVPKRVDNDFEDLPGQEIKTPEQVPAPVRSEQPLQPKKVDNLDSLIEQVR; translated from the coding sequence ATGAAAAAGCTATCTTGTTCAGGCCTAGTTCATCCATTTTTTTTGATCATGATGATTATCATGCTCTCAATCCCAATGGGTTTTTACGGCATGTATCTCTATATTGCCCCATCTTTACCCGAAATGTCTATGCTTAAAAAAGCACCACTGTTAAAGCCTTTACAAGTCTTTAGTTCGGACCAAAAACTCATTGCTGAGTATGGTGGCAAACTGTCTGTACCCGTGGAATATGATCAAATTCCTAGTGAGTTCATTCATGCCTTTTTAGCCGCTGAGGATTCTAGCTTTTTCGAGCATAGTGGCATTAGTTTCAAAGGCTTAGGTCGTGCAGTCAGTGAAACCATTACTGGCTCCGATGTGCAAACGGGTGGTTCAACCATCACCATGCAAGTCGCAAAGAATTATTATTTAAGCCCTGAACGGACTTTAAAACGCAAACTCACTGAAATTTTCCTTGCGCGTAAAATTGAACAAAATCTGACGAAAGAAGAAATTTTAACGCTGTATGTGAATAAAATTTTCTTAGGTAAGAATGCGTATGGCATCGCAGCAGCAGGCAAAATTTATTATAACAAGAGCTTAGATGAATTATCGTTAGCACAAATGGCGATGATTTCAGGCCTACCCAAAGCACCTTCAAAATACAACCCTGTAGCCAATCCAAAACGGGCACTTGAACGTCGTAACTGGATTTTGGGTCGTATGCTACAACTCGGTTATATCCAGCAAAATCAATATCAAGCTGCTATTGCAGAACCCATTAACTTAGATATGCCAAACCGTAGTACTCGCAATGTATTTCCATACGTCGGAGAAATGGTACGTTCTGAACTGATTGAAAACTTCGGTGAGCAGGCGATTGATTCGGGTTATAAAGTCTATACCACCATCAATAGTGAACGTCAGGCTTATGCCGAAGAAGCCGTTCAAAAGGGTTTAGAAGCCTATGATCGTCGCCATGGTTGGCGCGGTGCAGAAGCACACGATGAAGCTTTATCTAATTTCCAAGCTTTTGCCAATACCTATCCTGCACAAGTCACTAAAGTGAATAGCAGTAGCTTTGAAGCGTTAATGCAAGATGGTTCAACGGTGACCGTACCTTGGTCAGGTATGTCATGGGCACGCCCCTATCGCAATGCCAATGCAGTGGGTAATGCACCCAGTAAAGCCAGTCAGATTGTTAAAGTTAAAGATATTATTCGCTTAAGACCGAATGCCGATAAAACTTCTTGGGCTTTAGTTCAAGTGCCTAAAGTGCAAGGCCAGCTAATTGCGATTAATCCAAACAATGGTGCAATTGAAGCTGTGGTCGGTGGTTATAATTTTTATCAATCCACATTTAACCGTGCAGTCCAAGGCTGGCGTCAACCGGGTTCAACCATTAAACCCTTTGTTTATGCTTTGGCTTTAGAGCGTGGTATGACCCCACACAGTATGGTCAGCGATAGCCCAATTACCATTGGAAAATGGAGCCCGCGTAACTCAGATGGACGTTATTTGGGAACAATTCCGTTACGCCGTGCACTGTATTTATCGCGTAATACCGTTTCTGTTCGTCTTTTACAAACCGTCGGCATTGAGCGTACACGTCAATTATTTATGGACTTTGGTTTAGAAGATAAACAAATTCCACGTAACTACACCATTGCACTCGGTACACCCCAAGTACTCCCAATTCAAATGGCAACCGGTTATGCGACCTTTGCCAATGGTGGCTATCGTGTTCAACCGCATTTCATTAGTCGTATTGAAGATGCTTATGGCAATACCATCTTTGAAGCTAAACCTGAATATGCATGTATTACCTGTATAAATGAGCCTGAAGCAGATACTGAAACTGCCGCAAGTGAAGCCATTACCCCAGATGATGAAGTGATTGAAATCACCAATTCAAATGTTGATAAAAAACCAGTCGCTGCAAATAACCCAGAAAATAGCAACTATCGTCAAGCACAACGTATTTTAAAATCAAGTTCTGCTTTTGATATGGCGAATATTTTGCGTGACGTAATTCAACATGGTACGGGTCGTGCTGCGCTCAAAATTGGACGTAATGATATTGGGGGTAAAACAGGTACAACCAATGATGCTAAAGATGCGTGGTTTGCAGGTTTTAATGGCAAACTGGTCACTGTAGCATGGGTTGGATTTGATAAACCAACCACCCTCGGTCGTCGAGAATATGGTGGTGTTGCCGCTTTACCAATTTGGACTGACTTTATGGCGAACGCATTAAAAGGTACACCAGAAGCTTGGGTACATTTAGATCGTCATGCCAAAGCACCATTAAATCGAACCAAAGTGGTTCAGGCTGAACCTGTTGATCCATCTTCACCACCAATGGCAACGCCTGCCTACCGCCCTGCCCCAGTGGTTGTGCCGAAACGGGTAGATAATGATTTTGAAGACTTACCAGGTCAAGAAATTAAAACGCCTGAGCAAGTACCTGCACCGGTTAGATCAGAGCAGCCCTTACAACCCAAAAAAGTAGATAACTTGGATTCTTTAATTGAACAAGTTCGATAA
- a CDS encoding UDP-N-acetylmuramoyl-L-alanyl-D-glutamate--2,6-diaminopimelate ligase — protein MSITFKDIYAVQDTAEWINQAFHGFELDSRKVQLGQIFIALTSFSQPEKTAEFAQKALDQGALAVISEVELGVYPSIVVPDVRHLMGAWQKQYLQATKPVQAARILAVTGTNGKTTISRLVAELIMLQGKACAVMGTTGNGILPNLESSSHTTLDALQLQNALHSYAQAGAEFSSIEASSHGLEQGRLNGCAIEIAAYSNLSRDHLDYHGTLEAYAEAKSRLFKFESLKVAVMNLDDAHADVMIEAARANPSQPKILTYSLSQAADYQVTDIQYQISGAEFKLITQHQEMTVKSPLIGHFNIENLVASLIVAEQAGFDLSSLIAIVPQLKGAPGRMQVIRDADRLFIVDYAHTPDALTQVLATLKRHVAHDLWAVFGCGGDRDRGKRPLMTQAALDGADIAVLTSDNPRTENPEQIFADMKQGIDFSAKTYHEIHDRREAIKFAIAHAKAGDIVVIAGKGHENYQEIDGVRHWFDDVVEVQAAIDAQLHNTDSAYPAQ, from the coding sequence ATGTCTATTACATTTAAAGATATCTACGCCGTTCAAGATACTGCTGAATGGATCAATCAAGCCTTTCATGGTTTTGAATTAGACAGTCGTAAAGTCCAGTTAGGGCAAATTTTTATTGCTTTAACTAGTTTTTCACAACCAGAAAAAACAGCTGAATTTGCACAAAAAGCCTTAGATCAAGGTGCTTTGGCCGTCATTTCAGAAGTTGAACTTGGGGTTTATCCAAGTATTGTCGTGCCTGATGTACGTCATTTAATGGGTGCATGGCAAAAGCAATATCTACAAGCGACGAAGCCAGTTCAAGCCGCGCGCATATTGGCAGTCACGGGTACCAATGGCAAAACGACCATTTCTCGCTTGGTGGCTGAACTGATTATGCTGCAAGGCAAAGCCTGTGCTGTGATGGGCACGACAGGCAATGGGATTTTACCGAATTTAGAATCATCATCGCATACCACTTTAGATGCGCTTCAACTGCAAAATGCATTACATAGCTATGCGCAAGCAGGAGCTGAATTTTCCTCTATTGAAGCCAGTTCACATGGTTTAGAGCAAGGTCGCCTAAATGGCTGTGCCATTGAAATTGCAGCGTATAGCAATCTCAGTCGTGATCATTTGGATTATCACGGTACTCTAGAGGCATATGCGGAAGCGAAATCACGTCTATTTAAATTTGAAAGTTTAAAAGTTGCCGTGATGAATCTCGATGATGCACATGCCGATGTCATGATTGAGGCGGCAAGAGCGAATCCAAGCCAACCTAAAATTCTCACCTATTCATTGTCTCAAGCAGCGGACTATCAAGTTACTGATATTCAATACCAAATTTCAGGTGCTGAATTTAAACTGATTACTCAACATCAAGAAATGACCGTAAAAAGTCCGCTGATTGGTCATTTTAATATTGAAAATTTGGTGGCGAGTTTAATCGTAGCAGAACAAGCTGGTTTCGATTTATCAAGTTTGATTGCTATTGTCCCTCAGTTGAAAGGTGCACCGGGGCGTATGCAAGTGATACGTGATGCAGATCGCTTATTCATTGTGGATTATGCCCATACACCGGACGCTTTAACTCAAGTACTCGCTACGCTTAAACGTCATGTTGCTCATGATTTATGGGCAGTGTTTGGCTGTGGCGGCGATCGTGATCGCGGTAAACGACCACTCATGACGCAAGCTGCATTAGACGGTGCGGATATCGCAGTTTTAACCTCAGATAATCCACGCACTGAAAATCCTGAACAAATCTTTGCTGATATGAAACAAGGTATTGATTTTTCAGCGAAGACTTATCATGAGATTCATGACCGTCGTGAGGCAATCAAGTTTGCTATAGCGCATGCCAAAGCAGGGGACATTGTCGTCATTGCTGGTAAGGGACATGAGAACTATCAAGAAATTGATGGAGTACGTCATTGGTTTGATGATGTGGTCGAAGTTCAAGCTGCGATTGATGCCCAACTTCACAATACCGATTCAGCATATCCTGCACAGTAA
- a CDS encoding pilus assembly protein PilM has translation MRRLYRKPNKGLIGVDISSTSVKVLELSMKSGRYWVESYALIPLPEGSVVEKNILNPEAVGDALGRAINLANTQSNQAAFAIPTSMVITKTIEMDADMSSDEREVQIRDDAEQYIPFPLDEASLDFEVLPDRLSNPNRVNVLLVATRIENVEARSEVLQIAGTHPKIADVESFALENAFKVFSDTLPMGVNTVGILDIGHSMTTLSVMQNNKIIYTREQVFGGKQLTQEIQNRYGLSFEEAGRAKKTRALPDDYDIEVLEPFLDAVVQQAARSLQFFFSSSQFNEIDHILLAGGNANIPGLAKLLQQKLGYRVTVANPFLQMGFSPQIDIKKIENDASSLMVACGLALRSFD, from the coding sequence GTGCGCAGGTTATATCGTAAGCCAAATAAGGGGTTAATAGGCGTCGACATTAGTTCGACCTCTGTTAAAGTTTTAGAACTTTCTATGAAAAGCGGGCGGTATTGGGTAGAGAGCTATGCTCTCATCCCGCTACCAGAAGGAAGTGTCGTTGAAAAAAACATCTTAAACCCAGAAGCGGTTGGAGATGCTTTAGGTCGTGCCATTAATTTGGCAAACACACAGTCGAATCAGGCAGCGTTTGCAATTCCGACCTCAATGGTGATTACCAAAACCATTGAAATGGATGCAGATATGTCGAGCGATGAGCGTGAAGTTCAAATTCGCGATGACGCTGAACAATATATTCCATTCCCACTCGATGAAGCGAGCCTAGATTTTGAGGTTCTGCCTGATCGATTGTCCAATCCCAATCGCGTCAATGTATTATTGGTCGCAACCCGAATTGAAAACGTAGAAGCACGTTCAGAAGTATTGCAAATTGCTGGTACACATCCAAAAATTGCCGATGTAGAAAGCTTTGCGCTTGAAAATGCTTTTAAAGTGTTTTCCGATACGTTGCCAATGGGTGTCAATACGGTCGGTATTTTAGATATCGGGCACAGTATGACCACCTTGTCGGTCATGCAAAACAATAAAATTATTTATACCCGAGAGCAAGTCTTTGGGGGTAAACAACTGACCCAAGAAATTCAAAACCGTTATGGATTGTCATTTGAAGAAGCAGGACGTGCCAAGAAAACACGTGCCTTGCCAGATGATTATGACATTGAAGTACTTGAGCCATTTTTGGATGCTGTGGTGCAGCAAGCCGCACGTTCATTACAGTTCTTCTTTTCATCATCTCAGTTTAACGAGATTGATCATATTTTATTGGCTGGGGGCAATGCCAATATTCCAGGCCTCGCAAAATTATTACAGCAAAAACTCGGTTACCGTGTCACCGTCGCGAATCCATTTTTACAAATGGGCTTTTCTCCTCAAATCGATATTAAAAAAATTGAAAATGACGCGTCATCACTCATGGTTGCATGCGGTTTAGCATTGAGGAGTTTTGATTAA
- a CDS encoding type IV pilus inner membrane component PilO has protein sequence MSQQFDELNQDVVAAPKNKMTVEKFFQQFNTLDTSNYGGWPLAVKITCWLFIIALVFALVYFGFIRSKIESIQQANAQEQNLLNEFREKDSKLRNLQQYQVQLQEMEARFNQQLEQLPKETEIPGLVEDINLSGVNSGLKFKNIRLESEIKQEFFIEQPIAIEATGDYHAFGTFVSSIAGLSRIVTLHDFSITGTENKEKRSEIPTIDYVLKAKTYRYVGSAAATQEPSTTEGAQ, from the coding sequence ATGAGTCAACAATTCGATGAATTAAATCAAGATGTTGTTGCTGCACCAAAAAATAAAATGACGGTGGAAAAGTTCTTTCAGCAATTTAACACCTTAGATACAAGTAACTATGGTGGATGGCCTTTAGCGGTTAAAATTACCTGTTGGTTATTTATCATTGCTTTGGTGTTTGCTTTGGTTTATTTCGGCTTTATTAGAAGTAAAATTGAGTCTATTCAACAAGCCAATGCGCAAGAACAGAATCTGTTAAACGAATTTCGTGAAAAAGATTCGAAGTTACGTAACTTGCAACAATACCAAGTGCAGTTGCAAGAAATGGAAGCGCGTTTTAATCAGCAATTAGAACAGTTGCCGAAAGAAACTGAGATTCCCGGTTTGGTTGAAGACATCAACTTGAGTGGGGTCAATTCTGGACTGAAATTCAAAAATATCCGTCTAGAATCTGAAATTAAGCAAGAATTCTTTATTGAACAACCGATCGCGATTGAAGCAACAGGTGATTACCATGCGTTTGGTACGTTTGTTAGCAGCATTGCAGGCTTATCACGTATTGTCACTTTGCATGATTTCAGTATTACCGGGACTGAAAATAAAGAAAAGCGTTCTGAAATTCCAACAATTGATTATGTTTTAAAAGCCAAAACGTATCGTTATGTGGGAAGCGCCGCTGCAACTCAAGAACCTTCTACGACTGAGGGGGCTCAATAA